DNA from Streptomyces luteogriseus:
GGCGGCCGGTTTCACCTTCACCTGGTCGGACTCCCGCGACCGCTGGCTGGTCGGCATGGACGGCATGCCCGCGACGACGGCCGACGGTCAGCGGATGGCCGCCGCGACGGTCGTCGTGCAGTACGTGAAGGTGCGCGAGTCCGCCTTCCGGGACTTCCTCGGCAACAACACGCCGTACACGGAGACGGTCGGCTCGGGGAAGGCGACGGTGCTGCGCGACGGGCGGGCCTGGGACGTGCGCTGGAAGCGGGAGAAGGCCGTGGACGGCACGACGTTCACCACCGGTGACGGCACGCCGGTGAACTTCGCGAAGGGCCAGGTGTGGGTGGTGTTCGCCAAGACGCCCTGACCGGCCCGCCTTCCGGTCCGCTCCGACGGGCCCGCCCTGGCCGGCCGGCCTGCCCGGACCGCGGTCGTCAGCCGGGCGCCACCAGGGGCTCCTCCGGATTGCGGAGCCCCTCGGCCGCGTCCGCGACCCGCCGGATGAGGTCGAAGAAGACCGTCCGCTCGTCGGCGGTCAGCGGGGCGAGGAACACCTGGTTCATGCGGGCTGTGCGCACGGTCAGCTTGCGATGCGTGCGCGCCCCCTCGTCCGTGAGGTGCAGCAGGGAGCGGCGGCCGTCCTGGGGATCGCGGACCTTGTCGAGCAGTCCGCGCCGGCTGAGCCGGTTGATCACCTCGGCGATGGTGGACCGGTCGAGCCCCACCCGCTCCCCCACCGTGCGCTGGTCCACGCCGGGCTCGTCGACGAGGGCGTTGAGGACGGCGAACTGCGGCGAGGTGATCTCCTCGGAGACCATCGTGTTCCACAGCAGGTAGTGCGCCTGCTGGAGCCGCCGGGCCAGGTGCCCGGGGTGGGTGGTGAGGTCCGCGGCCGCCATGTGCACCCCTCGGTCGTCTTCGTCGGTGCACTGAACAATACTCAACGCATCGGCGGCTGTCTGCCGCCTCTGCAGAGAGTCACAGGCCTATTTACCTAGGTCTTGACGCCCCACCGCACCGATGGCAGCGTGAGGGACAGCTTACCGAAATACTCAGTGCCCTGATTAATCTGGTCGGGTCGCTCGGAAGAGATGGGGCTTCTCGGATGGACAAGGTGGTCGCCACAGCCCTGGAGGCGGTGGCCGACGTGCCGGACGGCTCGTCGCTCGCGGTGGGTGGTTTCGGGCTGAGCGGTGTGCCGAACGTGCTGATCCAGGCGCTGTACGAGCGCGGGGTGGCCGGGCTGTCGGTGGTCTCCAACAACTGCGGGGCGATGGAGTCGGGCCTGGCGGTGCTGCTGGCCGCCGGCCGGATCGCCCGGGTCACGGGCTCCTACATCGGCGCCAACAAGGAGTTCGCCCGGCAGTACCTGGCCGGGGAGCTGGAGGTCGAGCTGATCCCGCAGGGCACCCTGGCCGAGCGGCTGCGGGCAGGCGGCGCCGGGATC
Protein-coding regions in this window:
- a CDS encoding MarR family winged helix-turn-helix transcriptional regulator, which codes for MAAADLTTHPGHLARRLQQAHYLLWNTMVSEEITSPQFAVLNALVDEPGVDQRTVGERVGLDRSTIAEVINRLSRRGLLDKVRDPQDGRRSLLHLTDEGARTHRKLTVRTARMNQVFLAPLTADERTVFFDLIRRVADAAEGLRNPEEPLVAPG